The genomic DNA TGCGCCCGGAGCCCGCCGTCGAGCGCGAGCTCCGCGCGACCTACGCGGAGCCCGACGCGATCCTGCGCGAGGCCGACTTCGTGAGCCTCCACACGCCGCTCCTGCCCGAGACGCGCCACCTCGTCAACGAACGCACGCTCCGGCTCATGAAGAAGACGGCGATCCTCGTCAACGCCGCACGCGGGCCGATCGTGGACGAAGCCGCGCTCGTGCGGGCGCTCAAGGAGGGCTGGATCGCGGGCGCCGGAATCGACGTCTTCGAGGAGGAGCCCAAGATCCACCCCGGGCTCCTGCCGCTTCCGAACGTCGTGCTGGCGCCGCACATCGCGAGCGCCTCGCGCGACACGCGCATCGCCATGGCGAGCCTCGCGGTGCGAAACTGCCTCGCGGTGCTGGACGGCAAGCCCCCGCTGACGCCCGTGCCCTGAGCGCGGCCGGGGGCTACACGCCGCGGCGGCCGGCGGCGGCGAGGCGCCGCTCGAGCCGGCCGAGCCGGTGCGCGAGCGCGCCGACGACGCGCGCGGGCGCGCCCGCGGAGCCCGCGAGGCCGAGCGCCTCCTCGACGATCGCGTGCGCGGCGCCGAGGTCGCGGCGCCGGTGCTCCTCGAACTTCGCGAGCTCCTCCCACGGCGCGGCGTCGAACGCGTCGTGCCGCGACGCCGCCTGCCACAGCTCGCACGCCGCGTCCCAGCGCGCCGCGCGCTTCTCCCAGCGCGCGAGGCGCAGGCGCACGCGCTGCCCGGCCGCGGGCCCGAGCCCCGCGGCGAGCGCCCCGCGGTAGCACGCGAGCGCGCGGGCGACGTCCACCGGCTCCCAGAGCCGGCCGAGCCCCGCGAGCTCCTCCGCCTGGAGGTGGTCGGCGGCGACGAGCGCCCGGCCGAGCCAGCCGAGCAGCGCCACGAGCGAGAGGACGTCGTCGCGGTTGTGGGCGAAGACCCGCGCGAGGGGCGCCGCGCGCCGGGAGCGCAGGAAGTCGAAGTAGAGCCCCGGGATCAGCGCGCCCGGCACGTCGTCCTCGCGCGCGAGGCCGAGCACCTCGCGCTCGAGCGTGGCGAGCCGGCAGTCGGCGAAGCGCGCGCTCCACACCCGCCGTGACGGGCGCAGGAGGTCGAGGTGCCCGAGCCCGCCGGGCCAGCGCCGCCGCGCGAGGATGAAGCGCGTCTCGAGCAACGGCAGGTCGAAGCCGGCGCCGTTGAACGTCACGACGCCGCTCGCCCGCTCGACGAGCGGCGCGAGCGCGGCGAGGAGTCCTGCTTCCTCGTCGAAGTCGCGCATGAAGTACTGCGCGAGCACGAGCCGGTCGTCCTCGAGCCAGCCCGCGCCGACGAGGAAGGCGTAGGTGCCCGTCCCGCCGGCGAGACCCGTCGTCTCGGTATCGAGGAAGAGGAGCCGTCGCGGGTCGCCCAGCGGCGCGTTGGCGCCCGCGACGGCGCCGAGCAGGTCGAGCGGCGCGTCGAAGGCTCCGCCGAGCGGCTCACGGCCGTGGCGGTGCGCGAGCGGGAACTCGCGGCGCACGACCACCACCTGGCCCGCGCCGGTGTCGTGGAGCTCGCCGCCGAGCACCTC from Candidatus Methylomirabilota bacterium includes the following:
- a CDS encoding ribonuclease H-like domain-containing protein; this translates as MRAQSLDELRRIIRRIETARPPRAAAAPAHEVLGGELHDTGAGQVVVVRREFPLAHRHGREPLGGAFDAPLDLLGAVAGANAPLGDPRRLLFLDTETTGLAGGTGTYAFLVGAGWLEDDRLVLAQYFMRDFDEEAGLLAALAPLVERASGVVTFNGAGFDLPLLETRFILARRRWPGGLGHLDLLRPSRRVWSARFADCRLATLEREVLGLAREDDVPGALIPGLYFDFLRSRRAAPLARVFAHNRDDVLSLVALLGWLGRALVAADHLQAEELAGLGRLWEPVDVARALACYRGALAAGLGPAAGQRVRLRLARWEKRAARWDAACELWQAASRHDAFDAAPWEELAKFEEHRRRDLGAAHAIVEEALGLAGSAGAPARVVGALAHRLGRLERRLAAAGRRGV